A genomic stretch from Natronomonas gomsonensis includes:
- a CDS encoding DUF2157 domain-containing protein, whose protein sequence is MDPDALQEEVDEWVREGIISESQAEAILARYEDESSGRSRVVVALSLVGAALVFAGVVLFLATNWADLPRAARMAVLIAGPTLAYVAGIVAYDRSVPRIGHALCVLGAVLVGPSLFLFEDLLTLGVDPEWLLLAWTVAILPTAHALGSRVAAGFGLAVVVALVLLLSSPDDPVPAVGLLGVALFALGHTREGAVQWTYRVGGVALAIGTLVMMTVLEGQFELYTFGPSAVVGATAVGTLLGIGWLFADGDRESGGWAALTVVALALATGLAVTAPDTVPELAAFVGLHTVALAGVASTGYLGYLRRSRAYIDLAVVGALLQSLSFVEATVVDALSGSVALVVAGLLLLAAGVALERGRRSLLSRI, encoded by the coding sequence ATGGACCCTGACGCCCTCCAAGAGGAAGTCGATGAGTGGGTCCGCGAGGGAATCATCAGCGAGTCTCAGGCCGAGGCGATACTGGCACGCTACGAGGACGAATCGTCCGGGCGTTCGCGGGTCGTCGTCGCGCTGTCGCTCGTCGGCGCCGCCCTCGTGTTCGCCGGTGTCGTCCTGTTTCTCGCGACGAACTGGGCGGACCTGCCGCGCGCGGCGCGGATGGCGGTTCTCATCGCGGGACCGACGCTTGCGTACGTCGCGGGCATCGTCGCCTACGACCGGTCAGTCCCCCGAATCGGCCACGCGCTCTGTGTCCTCGGGGCCGTGTTGGTCGGGCCGTCGCTGTTCCTCTTCGAGGACCTGCTAACGCTCGGTGTCGACCCGGAGTGGCTGCTGTTGGCGTGGACCGTCGCCATCCTGCCGACAGCCCATGCACTGGGGTCGCGGGTCGCCGCAGGCTTCGGCCTCGCGGTCGTCGTCGCGTTGGTCCTCTTGCTGTCCTCGCCGGACGACCCCGTTCCCGCAGTCGGCCTCCTCGGCGTCGCGCTGTTCGCACTCGGCCACACCCGCGAGGGTGCAGTCCAGTGGACCTACCGCGTCGGCGGCGTCGCACTCGCCATCGGGACGCTTGTGATGATGACCGTCCTCGAAGGACAGTTCGAACTGTACACCTTCGGACCGTCGGCCGTCGTGGGTGCAACAGCAGTCGGCACACTCCTCGGCATCGGGTGGCTCTTCGCCGACGGCGACCGGGAATCCGGCGGCTGGGCCGCACTCACCGTCGTCGCCCTCGCTCTCGCGACTGGCCTCGCGGTGACGGCGCCGGACACCGTTCCCGAACTGGCCGCCTTCGTCGGGTTACACACCGTCGCCTTGGCCGGGGTCGCCTCGACTGGCTACCTCGGATACCTGCGTCGCTCGCGGGCGTACATCGACCTCGCCGTCGTCGGCGCACTGTTGCAGTCGCTGTCGTTTGTCGAGGCGACGGTCGTCGATGCGCTGTCGGGGTCGGTCGCGCTCGTCGTCGCCGGCCTGCTGCTTTTGGCCGCCGGCGTCGCCTTAGAG
- a CDS encoding CDP-2,3-bis-(O-geranylgeranyl)-sn-glycerol synthase has translation MVVETLVVAVWAMLPAYIPNNVAVLAGGGRPIDGGRRLDDGKRILGDGKTWRGTAFGTAAGVVVALLLNALNGLLGLGLPEFPITAAVGLAFGAMLGDILASFAKRRTGRKRGAVFPVVDQLDFVVVALLLTAILSFGWFRETFTLAVIVAVIVLTPILHVGTNAIAYAFGLKDEPW, from the coding sequence ATGGTAGTCGAGACCCTCGTCGTCGCCGTGTGGGCGATGCTGCCCGCCTACATCCCGAACAACGTCGCCGTGTTGGCTGGCGGCGGCCGACCAATCGACGGCGGCCGCCGACTCGACGACGGCAAACGGATTCTCGGCGACGGGAAGACGTGGCGCGGGACCGCCTTCGGCACCGCCGCGGGGGTCGTCGTCGCGCTCCTGCTCAACGCACTGAACGGATTGCTCGGCCTCGGCCTCCCCGAGTTCCCCATCACGGCCGCCGTCGGCCTCGCCTTCGGCGCGATGCTCGGCGACATCCTCGCGTCGTTCGCCAAGCGCCGGACCGGCCGAAAGCGCGGCGCCGTCTTCCCCGTCGTCGACCAACTCGACTTCGTCGTGGTCGCACTGCTATTGACCGCCATCCTCTCGTTTGGCTGGTTCCGCGAGACGTTCACGCTGGCCGTCATCGTCGCGGTCATCGTTCTGACACCGATTCTCCACGTCGGGACGAACGCCATCGCCTACGCGTTCGGCCTGAAAGACGAACCGTGGTAG
- a CDS encoding proline dehydrogenase family protein encodes MLPPIARRFVAGESPATAMDHARRLNDDGIGAILNLLGEHYDTRPPADADTDAYCRLLGELGDSDLDACISVKPSQLGLDVDVGVFRENLERIVEAAAESGAFVWMDMEDHTTTDATLSAFVAQAETYPGMGLCLQANLKRTAADIERLADVPGKIRLVKGAYEEPPEVAYTDKPRVNEAYREYLELAFQEFDRGVAVGSHDPEMIAHAADLHEEYGTPYEVQMLMGVREDAQRKLADDDVTVYQYAPYGDRWLSYFYRRLMERKENAVFALRAILTG; translated from the coding sequence ATGCTACCGCCAATCGCCCGGCGGTTCGTCGCCGGCGAGTCGCCCGCGACCGCGATGGACCACGCGCGCCGACTCAACGACGACGGAATCGGCGCGATACTCAATCTCCTCGGCGAACACTACGACACGCGCCCACCCGCCGACGCCGACACCGACGCCTACTGTCGACTGCTCGGGGAACTCGGCGACAGCGACCTCGACGCCTGTATCTCGGTGAAACCCTCCCAACTCGGCCTTGACGTCGATGTGGGCGTCTTCCGTGAGAACCTCGAACGCATCGTCGAGGCCGCCGCCGAAAGCGGTGCTTTCGTCTGGATGGACATGGAGGACCACACGACCACCGACGCGACGCTTTCGGCGTTCGTCGCACAGGCCGAAACGTATCCCGGCATGGGGCTATGTCTGCAAGCGAACCTCAAGCGGACGGCCGCCGACATCGAGCGACTCGCCGATGTCCCGGGAAAGATACGGCTGGTGAAAGGCGCCTACGAGGAACCCCCCGAAGTCGCTTACACCGACAAACCGAGGGTGAACGAGGCCTACCGAGAGTACCTCGAGTTGGCGTTTCAGGAGTTCGATCGCGGTGTCGCCGTCGGGAGTCACGACCCCGAGATGATAGCTCACGCCGCCGACCTCCACGAGGAGTACGGCACGCCCTACGAGGTCCAGATGTTGATGGGGGTTCGTGAGGACGCCCAACGGAAGTTGGCCGACGACGACGTCACCGTCTACCAGTACGCCCCCTACGGCGACCGCTGGCTGTCGTACTTCTATCGGCGGCTGATGGAGCGCAAGGAGAACGCGGTGTTCGCGCTGCGGGCGATTCTCACCGGCTAA
- a CDS encoding DUF502 domain-containing protein, translating to MLPPSWKRDIASGLIVLVPLLVTAYVVAFIYQSIANLPLLEQALANQPVVVRVVVTLVLFALLVLSVGYLMRTTVGDLLEQSLDNVMNRLPGLRVVYNASKMAVETAVSGPEDLQTPVKLETWNGMRMTAFKTGKTTDDGKDVLFLPTAPNITTGFVVEVEPDRYEEVDEKVEDALTRILSAGFGENREQSIQIDVTEETPAPRADDEAVDD from the coding sequence ATGCTGCCGCCCTCGTGGAAGCGCGACATCGCGAGCGGGCTCATCGTGCTGGTGCCGTTGCTCGTGACGGCGTACGTCGTCGCCTTCATCTACCAGTCGATAGCCAACCTGCCGCTGTTGGAACAAGCGCTGGCGAATCAGCCAGTCGTCGTCCGCGTTGTTGTCACGCTAGTGTTGTTCGCGCTGTTGGTCCTCTCGGTCGGCTACCTGATGCGAACGACCGTCGGCGACCTCCTCGAACAGTCACTCGACAACGTGATGAACCGCCTGCCGGGGCTGCGGGTCGTGTACAACGCCTCGAAGATGGCCGTCGAAACCGCTGTCTCCGGCCCCGAAGACCTCCAGACGCCGGTGAAACTCGAAACGTGGAACGGGATGCGGATGACCGCGTTCAAGACGGGCAAGACGACCGACGACGGCAAGGACGTGCTGTTTCTGCCGACCGCACCGAACATCACGACGGGGTTCGTCGTCGAGGTCGAACCGGACCGCTACGAGGAGGTCGACGAGAAGGTCGAAGACGCCCTGACGCGCATCCTCAGCGCCGGCTTCGGCGAGAACCGAGAGCAGAGTATCCAAATCGACGTGACCGAAGAGACGCCGGCCCCTCGGGCCGACGACGAGGCCGTCGACGACTGA
- a CDS encoding conditioned medium-induced protein 4, which translates to MDEKTEELRDIFVDITDEDTVTERQSESRGSLTGETSTEGLAAIVAEMREVCGFDTSLDDEALVAVVERFYAGDSDGDIAEALDVDQRTVFRARLDLHLLRERDTDAPFELETLREFLAEDRPTSDIAEALGVSESTVRRYRRVVDARDESRRVSGRFRSEFEDLIATADLSQQLTTDVQDDGLEEATEGMETNVQF; encoded by the coding sequence ATGGATGAAAAAACCGAGGAGCTACGGGATATTTTCGTCGACATCACCGACGAGGACACCGTCACCGAACGGCAGTCCGAGTCCCGTGGCTCGCTCACCGGCGAGACATCGACCGAGGGACTCGCCGCAATCGTCGCCGAGATGCGGGAAGTCTGTGGGTTCGATACGTCTCTGGACGACGAGGCGCTGGTGGCGGTCGTCGAGCGGTTCTACGCCGGGGACTCCGATGGGGACATTGCCGAGGCGCTCGACGTGGACCAGCGGACGGTGTTTCGGGCCCGCCTCGATTTGCACCTCCTCCGGGAACGGGACACCGACGCCCCCTTCGAGTTGGAGACGCTCCGTGAGTTCCTCGCCGAGGACCGTCCGACGAGCGACATCGCCGAGGCACTCGGCGTCTCCGAGTCGACCGTCCGCCGGTATCGCCGGGTCGTCGATGCCCGAGACGAGAGTCGACGCGTCAGCGGCCGGTTCCGCAGCGAGTTCGAGGACCTCATCGCCACTGCCGACCTGAGCCAACAGCTCACGACCGACGTACAAGACGACGGGTTAGAGGAGGCAACCGAGGGCATGGAGACCAACGTACAGTTCTGA
- a CDS encoding biotin transporter BioY — protein sequence MTNTSTTDVDLVGSEMTLNIARVALLAALMGAFAYVSFPNPLVPSVPVTLQVLGVFLAAIFLGPVWGAAAMVVYLLAGALGVPVFSSGSAGLGSFFGATGGYLVSYPFAAFLVGAVVHGGLEPTPPKSVSVGRLLVGMGLAVPVVYAFGIPVYWYYLDVTWTTAIVNAGLLFLPAEAVKIAAAVGIVHSDRLKTA from the coding sequence ATGACTAACACATCGACAACCGACGTCGACCTCGTCGGGTCGGAGATGACGCTGAACATCGCCCGCGTCGCCCTGCTTGCGGCGCTGATGGGTGCCTTCGCCTACGTCTCGTTCCCGAATCCCTTGGTCCCGAGCGTTCCGGTCACCCTACAGGTGCTGGGCGTGTTCCTCGCGGCTATCTTCCTCGGACCGGTGTGGGGGGCCGCGGCGATGGTGGTGTACCTGCTCGCGGGCGCGCTGGGCGTGCCGGTGTTCTCCAGTGGGTCCGCCGGGTTGGGTTCGTTCTTCGGTGCGACCGGCGGCTACCTGGTGTCGTACCCCTTCGCCGCCTTCCTCGTCGGTGCCGTTGTCCACGGCGGTCTCGAACCGACGCCTCCGAAATCCGTCTCGGTCGGTCGTCTCCTCGTAGGGATGGGACTCGCCGTGCCTGTCGTTTACGCCTTCGGCATTCCCGTCTACTGGTACTATCTCGACGTGACGTGGACGACGGCTATCGTCAACGCCGGCCTGCTGTTCCTCCCGGCCGAGGCCGTAAAAATCGCCGCCGCCGTCGGCATCGTCCACAGCGACCGCCTCAAAACCGCATGA
- a CDS encoding energy-coupling factor ABC transporter ATP-binding protein — MIRTEGLVHRYGETTALDGASLTIEDGEFVVLAGANGSGKTTLVRHFNGLLEPDDGEVFVNGRPVDEDLVAARTAVGMVFQNPRDCFVAATVGADVAFGPENLGLSRAEIDDRVESALDAVDMADRADERLDRLSGGEQARVAIAGALAMDPDHLVLDEPFAGLDWPARRAVLEHLDGLSESGTSIVVVTHDLRDVLERADRVVALSSGTVALDADPETARDRLAQLDVRPC; from the coding sequence ATGATTCGAACCGAGGGTCTCGTCCACCGATACGGTGAGACGACGGCTCTCGACGGCGCCTCGCTGACCATCGAGGACGGCGAATTCGTCGTTCTCGCGGGTGCAAACGGGTCCGGAAAGACCACGCTGGTCCGACATTTCAACGGGCTGTTGGAACCGGACGACGGCGAGGTGTTCGTCAACGGTCGACCGGTCGACGAGGACCTCGTCGCCGCCCGGACGGCCGTCGGGATGGTGTTTCAGAACCCGCGGGACTGTTTCGTCGCCGCCACCGTCGGCGCGGACGTGGCCTTCGGCCCCGAGAACCTCGGTCTCTCGCGGGCGGAAATCGACGACCGGGTGGAGTCGGCGCTGGATGCCGTCGACATGGCCGACCGGGCCGACGAGCGCCTCGACCGCCTCTCCGGCGGTGAGCAGGCCCGCGTCGCCATCGCTGGAGCGCTGGCGATGGACCCCGACCACCTCGTGTTGGACGAACCGTTCGCGGGACTGGACTGGCCGGCACGACGGGCCGTCCTCGAACACCTCGATGGACTTTCGGAATCCGGGACGAGCATCGTCGTCGTCACCCACGACCTTCGGGACGTACTCGAGCGGGCCGACCGAGTCGTCGCGCTCTCGTCGGGGACCGTTGCCTTGGATGCCGACCCGGAGACGGCCCGTGACCGACTCGCCCAACTCGACGTACGACCGTGCTGA